One Glutamicibacter mishrai genomic window carries:
- a CDS encoding phenylalanine--tRNA ligase subunit alpha: MSDQTTGQAPDGESNVPHPTDEAGIQTAVDAALAAIEAAGDLNELKDARLAHTGEKSALSLANRQIGKLDKSEKAVAGKLVGSARGRVNKALAARTTVLEEAEAARILVEETVDVTAAPRRRSVGARHPLSVLQDRVADIFVGMGWEIAEGPEVESEWFNFDALNFKPDHPAREMQDTFFIEPADAHLVLRTHTSPVQVRSLLERDLPVYVLCPGRTFRTDELDATHTPVFHQFEGLAVDKGLTMADLRGTLEHFARQMFGEEAQIRLRPAYFPFTEPSAELDIWHPGAKGGPRWIEWGGCGMINPNVLRAAGIDPEEYSGFAFGMGIERTLMFRNDVPDMHDMIEGDIRFSQHFGMEI, translated from the coding sequence ATGTCTGATCAGACAACTGGACAAGCTCCCGACGGGGAGTCCAACGTTCCGCACCCAACCGACGAAGCAGGCATCCAGACAGCTGTTGATGCTGCCCTGGCCGCCATCGAGGCTGCCGGAGACCTGAACGAGCTGAAGGATGCCCGACTGGCGCACACCGGCGAAAAGTCGGCCCTGTCATTGGCCAACCGGCAGATCGGCAAGCTCGACAAGTCGGAAAAGGCTGTCGCCGGCAAGCTGGTCGGCTCGGCTCGCGGCCGCGTCAACAAGGCCCTCGCCGCCCGCACCACGGTGCTGGAAGAAGCTGAAGCAGCTCGCATCCTCGTTGAAGAGACCGTCGACGTCACCGCGGCACCGCGTCGCCGCTCGGTAGGCGCACGTCACCCGCTCTCGGTGCTCCAAGACCGCGTAGCCGACATCTTCGTCGGCATGGGCTGGGAAATTGCAGAAGGCCCGGAAGTCGAATCCGAATGGTTCAACTTCGACGCGCTGAACTTCAAGCCGGACCACCCGGCCCGCGAAATGCAGGACACCTTCTTCATCGAGCCTGCCGACGCCCACCTGGTGCTGCGTACCCACACCTCTCCGGTGCAGGTCCGCTCGCTGCTCGAACGCGACCTGCCGGTCTACGTGCTGTGCCCGGGACGCACTTTCCGCACCGATGAGCTGGATGCCACCCACACCCCGGTCTTCCACCAGTTCGAAGGCCTGGCCGTGGACAAGGGCCTGACCATGGCCGACCTGCGCGGCACCCTGGAGCACTTCGCCCGCCAGATGTTCGGCGAAGAAGCCCAGATCCGCCTGCGCCCGGCCTACTTCCCGTTCACCGAGCCATCGGCCGAGCTGGACATCTGGCACCCAGGTGCCAAGGGCGGCCCGCGCTGGATCGAGTGGGGCGGCTGCGGCATGATCAACCCGAACGTCCTGCGCGCGGCAGGCATTGACCCGGAAGAGTACTCCGGCTTTGCCTTCGGCATGGGCATCGAGCGCACGCTCATGTTCCGCAACGATGTCCCGGACATGCACGACATGATCGAGGGCGACATCCGTTTCAGCCAGCACTTCGGGATGGAGATCTAA
- the pheT gene encoding phenylalanine--tRNA ligase subunit beta — translation MRIPLSWLREYAQVPAEASAEDVMADLVKVGLEEEDVHRPSDELSGPIVVGQVLSLEKEVASNGKTINWCQVRVVPEGAEQTLTGKGIDPSGVQGIVCGAHNFVEGDKVVVTLPGAVLPGDFKISPRKTYGHTSAGMIASSRELGIGDDHDGIIVLSNYGLDPELGTDVFELFGLDDQAAEINVTPDRGYCFSIRGAAREYALATGTSFTDPATTVAVTEATEAGHEVVLADQAPIYDVPGCTRFVTREVTGINPALPTPRWMASRLQLAGMRSISLPVDISNYVMLELGAPLHFYDADKLNGAITVRRAKAGEKLTTLDEKERELSVEDLLITDESGALGIAGVMGGATTEVTGSTTRVLIEAAHFDAVSIGRSRRRHKLPSEASKRFERGVDPQIMQIAAQRAVNLLVELAGGTETTKITDAGAQPAATQIQLPAGFAGSLIGVDYTDEQTVASLEGIGASVEQNSTGFLVTAPSWRPDLAIKEDLVEEVARVVGYDKIPATLPVAPPGRGLTRVQSQRRRLLQGLADAGLTEILSYPFVSELQNNTFGAAQAGTEVKAISLANPISKEFRFLRTSLLPGLLETARRNIGRGFRDLALYEGGLVFQPGEHLGSSVLPPLGAKPSDEVLAELFNGVPNQPWHLAAVLTGNEASAAAGFAPRAWDWADALDAARTVADILGVELEIAQGSHQAFHPGRAATLKVAGEVVGYAGELHPQLLKDQDLPARTVAMELNAAALMNAAPAVVVAEPLSTQPLATQDVALVVDQDVVAGDVLAALREGAGDLLEDIALFDVYQGKGIEDGKKSLAFGLRFRATDRTLTADEASEARAAAVAVAAEKFGATQR, via the coding sequence ATGCGTATTCCACTATCTTGGCTGCGCGAGTACGCGCAGGTACCAGCCGAGGCCTCGGCTGAAGACGTGATGGCAGACCTGGTCAAGGTCGGCCTCGAAGAAGAAGACGTGCACCGCCCCTCCGACGAGCTCTCGGGCCCGATCGTTGTCGGCCAGGTGCTCTCCTTGGAAAAGGAAGTTGCCTCCAACGGCAAGACCATCAACTGGTGCCAGGTCCGCGTGGTCCCAGAAGGCGCCGAGCAGACCCTGACCGGCAAGGGCATCGACCCATCCGGTGTACAGGGCATCGTGTGCGGCGCGCACAACTTCGTTGAGGGCGACAAGGTTGTTGTCACCCTGCCAGGCGCCGTGCTGCCCGGGGACTTCAAGATCTCCCCGCGCAAGACCTATGGCCACACCTCGGCCGGCATGATCGCCTCGTCGCGCGAATTGGGCATCGGCGATGACCACGACGGCATCATCGTGCTCTCCAACTACGGGCTGGACCCGGAACTGGGCACCGACGTATTCGAGCTCTTCGGACTCGATGACCAGGCCGCCGAGATCAACGTGACCCCTGACCGCGGCTACTGCTTCTCGATCCGCGGTGCGGCTCGCGAGTACGCGCTGGCTACCGGAACCTCCTTCACCGACCCGGCCACCACCGTTGCGGTCACCGAAGCCACCGAGGCCGGCCACGAAGTGGTCCTGGCTGACCAGGCTCCGATCTACGACGTGCCCGGTTGCACCCGCTTCGTGACCCGCGAGGTCACCGGCATCAACCCGGCTTTGCCGACCCCGCGCTGGATGGCTTCACGCCTGCAGCTGGCCGGCATGCGCTCCATCTCGCTGCCCGTGGACATCTCCAACTACGTGATGCTGGAACTCGGCGCGCCGCTGCACTTCTACGACGCTGACAAGCTCAACGGCGCCATCACCGTGCGCCGTGCCAAGGCCGGCGAAAAGCTGACGACCTTGGACGAGAAGGAACGCGAGCTGTCGGTGGAAGACCTGCTGATCACCGACGAGTCCGGCGCCCTGGGCATCGCCGGCGTCATGGGCGGAGCCACCACCGAAGTCACCGGTTCGACCACCCGCGTGCTGATCGAAGCAGCGCACTTCGATGCGGTGTCCATCGGCCGTTCGCGCCGCCGCCACAAGCTGCCTTCGGAAGCCTCCAAGCGCTTCGAACGTGGCGTGGATCCGCAGATCATGCAGATCGCGGCCCAGCGCGCAGTGAACCTGCTGGTCGAGCTGGCCGGCGGTACCGAAACCACCAAAATCACCGATGCCGGCGCCCAGCCAGCTGCTACGCAGATCCAGCTGCCAGCAGGCTTCGCCGGCTCGCTGATCGGCGTGGACTACACCGACGAGCAGACTGTCGCGTCGCTGGAAGGCATCGGCGCGAGCGTCGAGCAGAACAGCACCGGCTTCCTGGTCACCGCGCCAAGCTGGCGTCCGGACCTGGCCATCAAGGAAGACCTGGTGGAAGAAGTAGCCCGCGTTGTCGGCTACGACAAGATCCCGGCTACCTTGCCGGTGGCTCCTCCGGGCCGCGGCTTGACCCGCGTCCAGTCCCAGCGTCGCCGCCTGCTCCAGGGCTTGGCCGACGCGGGATTGACCGAGATCCTGTCCTACCCGTTTGTCTCCGAGCTGCAGAACAACACCTTCGGCGCAGCCCAGGCCGGCACCGAGGTCAAGGCCATTTCCCTGGCCAACCCGATCTCCAAGGAATTCCGCTTCCTGCGCACCAGCTTGCTGCCAGGCCTGCTGGAAACCGCGCGCCGCAACATCGGCCGCGGCTTCCGCGATCTGGCCCTCTACGAGGGCGGCCTGGTCTTCCAGCCAGGCGAGCATCTGGGTTCCAGCGTGCTTCCTCCACTGGGCGCCAAGCCAAGTGACGAGGTGCTGGCCGAACTGTTCAACGGTGTTCCGAACCAGCCGTGGCATTTGGCTGCTGTGCTGACCGGCAACGAGGCTTCCGCCGCCGCCGGCTTTGCGCCGCGTGCCTGGGACTGGGCCGACGCACTGGACGCGGCACGTACCGTTGCCGATATCCTCGGCGTCGAGCTGGAGATCGCCCAGGGCAGCCACCAGGCATTCCACCCTGGCCGTGCCGCGACCTTGAAGGTTGCCGGGGAGGTCGTCGGCTACGCCGGCGAACTGCACCCGCAGCTGCTCAAGGACCAGGACCTGCCAGCACGCACCGTGGCCATGGAGCTGAACGCAGCGGCCCTGATGAACGCGGCTCCTGCCGTGGTTGTTGCCGAGCCTCTGTCCACCCAGCCGCTGGCCACCCAGGACGTTGCCCTGGTCGTGGATCAGGATGTCGTCGCCGGTGACGTCCTGGCAGCCCTGCGCGAAGGTGCCGGAGACCTGCTGGAAGACATTGCACTCTTCGATGTGTACCAGGGCAAGGGCATCGAGGATGGCAAGAAGTCGCTGGCCTTCGGCCTGCGCTTCCGTGCCACCGACCGCACCCTGACCGCCGATGAAGCGTCAGAGGCGCGCGCCGCCGCCGTGGCTGTGGCCGCCGAGAAGTTTGGCGCCACCCAGCGCTAG
- a CDS encoding GNAT family N-acetyltransferase: MSSSVQLRAIDGSDTDFIVGLSADERVTAFIGDGQPWSREYAIQRVDQAIDSNEISWFVVWRDGVRIGLFTATERAHATEIGYWLAPAMWGQGLAKVIVDQGLQHLQESGITDLMARVAPENIASLKVLERHGFIRQSHDAALVTLTRATPQA, translated from the coding sequence ATGAGTTCCTCAGTACAACTAAGGGCAATTGACGGATCCGATACGGATTTCATCGTGGGTCTCAGCGCGGATGAGCGCGTCACCGCGTTCATTGGCGATGGCCAGCCATGGAGCCGCGAATACGCGATACAGCGAGTAGATCAAGCGATCGACAGCAATGAGATTTCATGGTTCGTCGTATGGCGCGATGGCGTGCGCATAGGCTTGTTCACTGCCACTGAGCGTGCCCATGCCACAGAGATCGGCTATTGGCTTGCGCCCGCAATGTGGGGCCAGGGCTTGGCTAAGGTGATCGTCGACCAAGGATTGCAGCATCTGCAAGAATCCGGAATCACGGATCTCATGGCCAGGGTGGCTCCAGAAAATATCGCTTCGCTCAAAGTCCTGGAGCGGCACGGATTCATCCGCCAAAGCCATGATGCAGCGCTGGTGACCCTCACCCGGGCAACACCGCAGGCTTAG
- a CDS encoding phosphoribosyltransferase, translating into MTSIDDSGASVLSEPEREILTWDTFGEASRELAQTIVDSGFEPEIVLAVARGGLLLAGSISYALGVKACGALNVEFYTGIGTVLPEPVVLPPMLDDGHLRDKKILIVDDVSDSGRTLEKVVDLVSAWGADVKTVCLYTKPRTIMVPDYEWRRTDKWITFPWSDLPPVTAGGAK; encoded by the coding sequence ATGACTAGCATTGACGATTCCGGGGCATCCGTCCTTTCAGAACCAGAGCGCGAAATTCTCACCTGGGACACCTTCGGTGAAGCCTCCCGCGAACTTGCGCAGACCATCGTAGATAGCGGCTTCGAGCCCGAAATCGTCTTGGCGGTAGCACGCGGTGGCCTGCTCCTGGCCGGCTCGATCTCCTACGCGCTCGGCGTCAAGGCTTGCGGCGCCCTGAACGTTGAGTTCTACACCGGCATCGGCACTGTTCTTCCTGAGCCAGTTGTCTTGCCACCAATGTTGGATGACGGCCACCTGCGCGACAAGAAGATCCTGATCGTTGACGACGTCTCCGACTCGGGCCGCACCTTGGAAAAGGTCGTCGACCTGGTTTCGGCATGGGGCGCGGACGTCAAGACCGTTTGCCTCTACACCAAGCCACGCACCATCATGGTCCCTGACTACGAATGGCGCCGCACCGACAAGTGGATCACCTTCCCATGGTCGGATCTTCCACCAGTCACCGCAGGCGGAGCAAAGTAA